A single window of Pseudoduganella plicata DNA harbors:
- a CDS encoding glycosyl hydrolase 115 family protein, translated as MRILILVAFLVFFAPAGAVGTHSFVGFDTKGDVTLAAADKAAPLYVDSNDYPGVLRATADLRADVQRVTGTLPALHKSAAPAGRDVVIVGTVGKSALIDALVAAGKLDVSAIRGKWEGWQVQTLERPMPGVGRALVIAGSDKRGTIFGIYELSEQIGVSPWYWWADVPPTRHAALSVTALKPVSDAPVVRYRGIFLNDEAPALTGWVKEKFGGYNHAFYRKIFELLLRMRGNYLWPAMWDAAFFADDRDNGRLADEYGIVMGTSHHEPMMRAHKEWQRTGNGPWDYSRNAGVLGEFWRGGLRGTRDYEKVITLGMRGDGDEPMSRDANVALLERIVADQREMIRQEIDPDVTKVPQLWALYKEVQEYYEQGMRVPDDVLLLWCDDNWGNIRRLPTPEERRRPGGAGIYYHFDYVGGPRSYKWLNVTPLPKVWEQMHLAWRYDATKMWIVNVGDLKPMEVPTEFFLSYAWNPARWPADRLQDYLRQWAAREFGAAHAADIADIVAKYATYNSRRRPEMLEPGTYSLVHYGEWDSVIADYNAIVARAETISAALPRERRDAFYQLVLHPAKASAVVNELYATAGRNALYAKQGRAEANALAVRARALFAEDAALTRRYHALGNGKWNHMMAQTHLGYTYWNQPPVNVMPAVSEVQVKPGADMGVAVEGDERAWPAAETDKLTVPALDAHERQPRHLDIFNRGAKPFDFTVRAVEPWLVVSHARGTVRTTQRVTVDARWDDVPAGVNTGTLIVAGPGAEVKIHVPVHKPVGDVKGFVETGGVVSMEAPHHARAVAAPGRQWLALPGHGRTLGGVTTLPADAPALTPQDGMRLEYDVHTYTAGPATVNVTLAPTLNFQPGHGLRFAVSFDDEPPQVVDMHADVSLAATDRRVADGAAAYSTRHNLARPGAHVLKFWALDPGVVLQKVVIDLGGQKPSYLGPPESPRVQ; from the coding sequence ATGCGCATCCTGATCCTGGTGGCTTTCCTGGTTTTCTTCGCACCGGCCGGTGCCGTCGGCACGCACAGCTTCGTGGGCTTCGATACCAAAGGGGACGTGACGCTGGCCGCTGCCGACAAGGCGGCACCGCTCTACGTCGACAGCAACGATTACCCCGGTGTGCTGCGCGCGACCGCCGACCTGCGCGCGGATGTGCAGCGCGTCACCGGCACGCTGCCCGCCCTGCACAAGAGCGCGGCGCCGGCGGGGCGCGACGTCGTCATCGTCGGCACCGTCGGCAAAAGCGCGCTGATCGATGCGCTGGTGGCGGCCGGCAAGCTCGATGTTTCGGCCATCCGCGGCAAGTGGGAAGGGTGGCAGGTGCAGACGCTGGAACGGCCGATGCCCGGTGTCGGGCGCGCGCTGGTGATTGCCGGCAGCGACAAGCGCGGCACGATCTTCGGCATCTATGAGCTCTCCGAGCAGATCGGCGTGTCGCCGTGGTACTGGTGGGCCGACGTGCCGCCCACGCGCCATGCGGCGCTGTCGGTCACGGCGCTAAAGCCGGTCAGCGACGCCCCCGTGGTGCGCTATCGCGGCATCTTCCTCAACGACGAGGCGCCCGCCCTGACAGGCTGGGTGAAGGAGAAGTTCGGCGGCTACAACCACGCCTTCTACAGAAAGATATTCGAGCTGCTGCTGCGCATGCGCGGCAATTACCTGTGGCCGGCAATGTGGGACGCGGCATTCTTCGCCGACGACAGGGACAACGGCAGGCTGGCCGACGAATACGGCATCGTCATGGGCACGTCGCACCACGAACCGATGATGCGGGCGCACAAGGAGTGGCAGCGCACCGGCAACGGGCCGTGGGACTACTCGCGCAATGCAGGGGTGCTGGGCGAATTCTGGCGCGGTGGCCTGCGGGGCACGCGCGACTACGAAAAGGTTATCACCTTGGGCATGCGCGGCGACGGCGACGAGCCGATGTCGCGCGACGCCAATGTGGCACTGCTGGAGAGAATTGTCGCGGACCAGCGCGAGATGATCCGCCAGGAGATCGACCCGGACGTGACGAAGGTGCCGCAGCTGTGGGCACTGTACAAGGAAGTGCAGGAATACTATGAGCAGGGCATGCGCGTGCCGGACGACGTGCTGCTGCTGTGGTGCGACGACAACTGGGGCAATATCCGCCGCCTGCCCACGCCGGAGGAGCGCCGCCGCCCCGGCGGCGCCGGCATCTACTATCACTTCGATTACGTGGGCGGCCCCCGCTCGTACAAATGGCTCAACGTGACGCCGTTGCCGAAGGTGTGGGAGCAGATGCACCTGGCGTGGCGCTACGACGCGACGAAAATGTGGATCGTCAACGTGGGCGACCTGAAGCCGATGGAAGTGCCGACGGAGTTCTTCCTCAGCTATGCGTGGAATCCCGCGCGCTGGCCGGCCGACCGGTTGCAGGACTACCTGCGCCAGTGGGCCGCGCGGGAATTTGGCGCCGCGCACGCAGCCGATATCGCCGACATTGTGGCGAAATACGCCACGTATAACAGCCGCCGCCGTCCGGAGATGCTGGAGCCAGGCACCTACAGCCTGGTCCACTACGGCGAATGGGATAGCGTTATCGCCGACTACAACGCCATCGTCGCCCGAGCCGAGACGATATCGGCGGCCTTGCCGCGCGAGCGGCGCGACGCGTTCTACCAGCTGGTGCTGCATCCGGCCAAGGCCAGTGCCGTCGTCAACGAGCTGTATGCCACGGCGGGGCGCAACGCCCTGTACGCGAAGCAGGGCAGGGCGGAGGCGAATGCGCTGGCGGTGCGGGCCCGTGCGCTGTTTGCCGAGGATGCCGCGCTGACGCGGCGCTATCACGCGCTGGGCAACGGCAAATGGAACCATATGATGGCGCAGACGCACCTTGGCTACACCTACTGGAACCAGCCGCCCGTCAACGTCATGCCGGCCGTCAGCGAGGTCCAGGTCAAGCCGGGCGCGGACATGGGCGTGGCCGTCGAAGGCGACGAGCGTGCATGGCCCGCGGCGGAAACGGACAAGCTGACCGTGCCGGCGCTGGACGCGCATGAGCGCCAGCCACGCCATCTCGACATCTTCAACCGCGGCGCGAAACCGTTCGACTTCACCGTGCGCGCCGTCGAGCCATGGCTGGTCGTCAGCCACGCGCGCGGAACGGTGCGGACCACGCAACGCGTCACCGTTGATGCGCGGTGGGACGATGTGCCGGCAGGCGTCAACACGGGCACGCTGATCGTTGCGGGCCCGGGTGCGGAGGTAAAAATCCACGTGCCAGTGCACAAGCCGGTGGGAGACGTAAAGGGCTTTGTCGAGACGGGCGGTGTCGTGTCGATGGAGGCGCCGCACCATGCGCGTGCCGTCGCCGCACCGGGACGCCAGTGGCTGGCGCTGCCTGGCCATGGCCGCACGCTGGGCGGTGTGACCACGTTGCCTGCCGACGCGCCGGCCCTGACGCCGCAAGACGGCATGCGCCTTGAATACGACGTGCATACGTACACGGCGGGTCCGGCCACCGTCAACGTCACGCTGGCGCCCACGCTGAACTTCCAGCCCGGCCACGGCCTGCGCTTTGCGGTGTCGTTCGATGACGAGCCGCCGCAGGTGGTGGACATGCATGCCGACGTCTCGCTGGCGGCAACCGACCGGCGCGTGGCGGATGGTGCCGCGGCATACAGCACCCGCCACAACCTCGCCAGGCCGGGCGCGCACGTACTGAAATTCTGGGCGCTCGATCCCGGCGTCGTGCTGCAGAAGGTCGTGATCGACCTGGGCGGACAGAAGCCCAGTTACCTGGGGCCGCCGGAAAGTCCGCGCGTCCAATAA
- a CDS encoding alpha-glucuronidase family glycosyl hydrolase — MNMWTKALAAVLAMALLAPALAQEEDGYDLWLRYRPLPQAGRDDVLRQAQAIVAPRSSATVQAAVTELRRGVQGMTGQAPADAAQPRAGAIVLGTAATLPPALLPDGLAALGREGYAVRRMESGETVIAANTDIGLLYGAFAWLRAANTGMPLDRLDERSAPKLQLRVLNHWDNLDRTVERGYAGESIWNWWALPDVRDRRYTDYARANASLGINGTVLNNVNSKPEILTAPWIAKAAALADVLRPYGIRVYLSARFSTPLELKETATADPLAPEVAAWWARKADEIYRAIPDFGGFLVKANSEGQPGPQDYHRSHADGANMLAAAVAPHGGVVMWRAFVYAAENPADRARQAYDEFTPLDGKFAKNVLVQVKNGPIDFQPREPFHPLFGAMPKTPLVMEFQITKEYLGYATHLAYLGTMFEEALRSDTARAPGGLTVAQVVEGAQTPGRPTGMAGVANIGSERTWSGSHFDQANWYAYGRLAWNPQASSRAIAREWAAQTFTREPRALDDIVGMMSMSREAVVNYMTPLGLHHIMGTGHHHGPAPWVAELARPDWNPVYYHKADRNGIGFDRTARGSNALAQYAPAIARQYGDPRTTPEPLLLWFHHLPWDYAMPSGRTLWAELVARYDLGVTQAQALRTRWAALKPFVDARRHEDVAALLDVQVKEAQWWRDACVAYFASVSGRPLPAGTKRPALPLERYKALQFPYAPGRG, encoded by the coding sequence ATGAACATGTGGACCAAGGCGCTGGCGGCAGTGCTGGCAATGGCCTTGCTCGCCCCGGCATTGGCACAGGAAGAAGACGGCTATGACCTGTGGCTGCGTTACCGGCCCTTGCCGCAGGCCGGGCGCGACGACGTGCTGCGGCAGGCGCAGGCGATTGTCGCGCCGCGGTCGTCAGCGACGGTGCAGGCGGCGGTGACGGAGCTGCGGCGTGGCGTGCAGGGCATGACGGGCCAGGCGCCTGCCGATGCTGCGCAGCCGCGTGCCGGCGCCATCGTGCTGGGCACGGCGGCCACGCTGCCGCCGGCATTGCTGCCCGACGGTCTGGCTGCGCTGGGGCGCGAAGGCTACGCCGTGCGCCGCATGGAGTCTGGCGAGACGGTCATCGCGGCCAATACCGATATCGGCCTGCTGTACGGGGCGTTTGCGTGGCTGCGCGCGGCCAACACGGGCATGCCGCTGGACCGGCTTGACGAACGCAGCGCGCCGAAGCTGCAGCTGCGCGTGCTGAATCACTGGGATAACCTGGACCGCACCGTGGAGCGGGGCTATGCCGGCGAGTCGATCTGGAACTGGTGGGCGCTGCCGGACGTGCGCGACCGCCGCTATACGGACTATGCCCGGGCCAATGCCTCGCTGGGCATCAACGGCACAGTCCTCAACAACGTCAACTCGAAGCCCGAGATCCTGACGGCGCCCTGGATCGCCAAGGCGGCCGCGCTGGCCGACGTGCTGCGGCCATACGGCATTCGCGTCTATCTTTCCGCGCGCTTCTCGACACCGCTCGAGCTGAAGGAAACGGCGACGGCCGATCCGCTGGCGCCGGAGGTGGCGGCGTGGTGGGCGCGCAAGGCGGACGAAATCTACCGGGCGATTCCCGACTTCGGCGGCTTCCTGGTGAAGGCCAATTCGGAAGGCCAGCCGGGTCCGCAGGATTACCATCGCAGCCATGCGGACGGCGCCAACATGCTGGCGGCGGCCGTGGCGCCGCACGGCGGTGTCGTGATGTGGCGCGCGTTCGTGTATGCGGCCGAAAACCCGGCGGACCGGGCAAGGCAGGCGTACGACGAGTTCACGCCGCTGGACGGCAAGTTCGCGAAGAACGTGCTGGTGCAGGTGAAGAACGGCCCGATCGACTTTCAGCCGCGCGAGCCGTTCCATCCGCTGTTCGGGGCCATGCCGAAGACCCCGCTCGTGATGGAATTCCAGATCACCAAGGAGTACCTGGGCTACGCGACGCATCTGGCGTATCTGGGCACGATGTTCGAGGAGGCGCTGCGCAGCGACACGGCACGCGCACCGGGCGGGCTGACGGTGGCGCAGGTGGTGGAAGGGGCGCAAACGCCGGGCCGGCCGACCGGCATGGCCGGTGTCGCCAATATCGGCAGCGAGCGCACGTGGAGCGGCTCTCACTTCGACCAGGCCAACTGGTACGCGTATGGCCGGCTGGCCTGGAATCCGCAGGCGTCGAGCCGGGCGATCGCGCGCGAGTGGGCGGCGCAGACCTTTACCCGCGAGCCGCGTGCACTGGACGATATCGTCGGCATGATGTCGATGTCGCGCGAAGCGGTCGTCAATTACATGACGCCGCTGGGCCTGCACCACATCATGGGCACGGGCCACCATCATGGTCCGGCGCCATGGGTGGCGGAACTCGCGCGGCCGGACTGGAACCCCGTCTACTATCACAAGGCGGATCGCAACGGCATCGGCTTCGACCGCACGGCCAGGGGCAGCAACGCGCTGGCGCAGTATGCGCCAGCCATCGCGCGCCAGTACGGCGATCCGCGCACGACGCCGGAGCCGCTGCTGCTGTGGTTCCACCACCTGCCATGGGATTACGCGATGCCGTCGGGCCGGACGCTGTGGGCCGAGCTGGTGGCGCGTTACGATCTCGGCGTGACGCAGGCTCAGGCGCTGCGCACGCGCTGGGCCGCGCTGAAGCCGTTCGTCGACGCGCGCCGGCATGAGGACGTGGCGGCGCTGCTGGACGTGCAGGTGAAGGAAGCGCAGTGGTGGCGCGATGCGTGCGTCGCCTACTTTGCGTCCGTGTCGGGCCGGCCGCTGCCTGCCGGGACGAAGCGCCCGGCGCTGCCGCTGGAGCGCTACAAGGCTTTGCAGTTCCCCTATGCGCCGGGGCGCGGCTAG
- a CDS encoding efflux RND transporter periplasmic adaptor subunit, which translates to MVAKLFRLALTLLLLGAALWAGKSGWDHYMESPWTRDGRVKADVVTIGADVAGVVTDVRVHDNQLVNKGDVLFVVDDERYRNAVAAAEAALAAQAVEKGRRSSEARRRAALDDAVVSLESRETAQYAVGTASAQYRAAQAALKLAQLNLERTVVRAPVTGYVTNLHVHTGDFAAVGAAKLALIDNASFYVMGYFEETRLPLLRPGAQVHVQLMDGVALRGHIESIARGITDRDASTGRELLADVNPTFNWVRLAQRVPVRVHIDTLPKDVPLVAGTTCTVTIVTAPAPVHATAPRKAA; encoded by the coding sequence ATTGTCGCCAAGCTGTTTCGTTTAGCGCTGACCTTACTGCTGCTGGGGGCCGCCTTGTGGGCCGGCAAGTCCGGGTGGGACCATTACATGGAGTCGCCATGGACACGCGACGGCCGCGTCAAGGCCGATGTCGTCACGATCGGCGCCGACGTTGCCGGCGTCGTCACGGACGTGCGCGTGCACGACAACCAGCTGGTAAACAAGGGCGACGTGCTGTTCGTCGTCGACGACGAGCGCTATCGCAACGCCGTCGCCGCCGCCGAAGCGGCACTGGCCGCGCAAGCTGTCGAAAAGGGCCGCCGCAGCAGCGAGGCCAGACGCCGGGCCGCGCTGGACGACGCCGTCGTCTCGCTTGAAAGCCGCGAGACGGCGCAGTACGCCGTGGGCACGGCCAGCGCGCAATATCGCGCCGCGCAGGCCGCGCTGAAACTGGCGCAACTGAACCTGGAACGCACCGTCGTGCGCGCCCCCGTCACGGGCTACGTCACCAACTTGCACGTGCACACGGGCGACTTCGCCGCCGTCGGCGCGGCCAAGCTGGCGCTGATCGACAATGCCTCGTTCTACGTGATGGGCTACTTCGAGGAGACGCGCCTGCCGCTCTTGAGGCCGGGCGCGCAGGTGCACGTGCAACTGATGGATGGCGTGGCGCTGCGCGGCCATATCGAAAGCATCGCCCGCGGCATCACCGACCGCGACGCCAGCACCGGCCGCGAACTGCTGGCCGACGTTAACCCGACGTTCAACTGGGTCCGCCTTGCGCAACGCGTGCCGGTGCGCGTGCACATCGACACGCTGCCGAAAGACGTCCCGCTGGTCGCGGGCACGACGTGCACGGTGACGATCGTGACCGCGCCAGCGCCGGTGCACGCCACAGCCCCGCGCAAGGCCGCGTAA
- a CDS encoding DUF1656 domain-containing protein, translating into MPRELSVLGILIPTILPVFFASLLLQGALDWVLSHAGVYRRLWHPALARLCLLVCIFGGLTAWLYR; encoded by the coding sequence ATGCCGCGTGAACTGTCCGTCCTGGGCATCCTGATCCCCACGATCCTGCCCGTCTTCTTCGCCAGCCTGCTGCTGCAGGGCGCGCTGGACTGGGTGCTGAGCCACGCCGGCGTCTACCGGCGGCTGTGGCATCCCGCGCTGGCGCGGCTGTGCCTCCTCGTCTGCATTTTTGGCGGGCTGACCGCCTGGCTGTACCGCTGA
- a CDS encoding LacI family DNA-binding transcriptional regulator, whose amino-acid sequence MTKPKAQPEPVDFNQDAGTPRPKGRSGMTDKPGVPTMSDVARLAGVSPMTVSRVMNGDPNVRQSTRRKVDDAVAALNYVPNQAARRLAGARPIRVGFLYSNPSAGYLSEFLVGLLNQASIHNVQLVVENCEGERAWDAQTRRLIDNGVDGIILPPPLCDTPGLIDLIDAAGMPAVTVACGQPDERVGAVSIDDYQAAYDMTCHLIALGHHRIGFIIGHPNQTASGRRLAGFKAAIAAKGVESAPELLVQGMFTYRSGLDAAEILLGLEQRPTAVFASNDDMAAATVAIAHRLGLDVPGDLTVAGFDDTALATTIWPELTTVRQPITQMAETAVQFLVRHIRARRDGADEGPQHLVMDFSLIRRQSDAAPRRRPKTSGKR is encoded by the coding sequence ATGACTAAACCAAAGGCGCAACCGGAACCGGTCGACTTCAATCAGGACGCGGGCACGCCTCGCCCGAAAGGCCGCAGCGGCATGACGGACAAGCCGGGCGTACCGACGATGTCCGACGTCGCCAGGCTGGCCGGTGTCTCGCCGATGACGGTGTCGCGCGTGATGAACGGCGATCCGAACGTGCGCCAGAGCACTCGCCGCAAGGTGGACGATGCGGTGGCCGCATTGAACTACGTACCAAACCAGGCCGCGCGCCGGCTGGCCGGGGCGCGGCCCATCCGCGTGGGCTTCTTGTACAGTAATCCGAGCGCGGGCTATCTGTCCGAATTCCTCGTCGGCCTGCTCAATCAGGCCAGCATCCACAACGTGCAGCTGGTGGTAGAGAACTGCGAAGGCGAGCGCGCATGGGATGCGCAGACGCGACGGCTGATCGACAACGGCGTCGACGGCATCATCCTGCCGCCACCGCTATGCGACACCCCCGGCCTGATCGACCTGATCGACGCGGCCGGCATGCCGGCGGTGACGGTGGCGTGCGGCCAGCCGGACGAACGGGTTGGCGCCGTCAGCATCGACGACTACCAGGCCGCGTACGACATGACCTGCCACCTGATCGCGCTGGGCCACCACCGCATCGGCTTCATCATCGGCCACCCGAACCAGACGGCCAGCGGCCGGCGGCTGGCCGGCTTCAAGGCGGCCATCGCCGCGAAGGGTGTCGAAAGCGCGCCGGAGCTCTTGGTGCAGGGGATGTTCACGTACCGCTCCGGGCTGGACGCGGCTGAGATCCTGCTGGGACTGGAGCAGCGTCCCACGGCGGTCTTCGCCAGTAACGACGACATGGCGGCGGCAACCGTTGCCATCGCCCATCGGCTGGGCCTTGACGTGCCGGGCGACCTGACGGTCGCAGGCTTCGACGACACGGCACTGGCCACGACGATCTGGCCGGAGCTGACGACGGTGCGCCAGCCCATCACGCAGATGGCGGAAACGGCGGTGCAGTTCCTCGTCCGCCACATCCGCGCGCGCCGCGACGGCGCCGACGAAGGCCCGCAGCACCTGGTGATGGACTTCTCGCTGATCCGCCGCCAGTCCGACGCGGCGCCGCGCCGGCGGCCGAAGACATCGGGCAAGCGCTGA
- a CDS encoding glycoside hydrolase family 43 protein, with product MKHLVPFALAALLAGGAEAAATYRNPVIPGFHPDPSICRVGKDYYLATSSFEYFPGVPIFHSRDLVHWRQIGHALTRTSQLQLAGQRASRGIYAPTLRCEGGRFYLITTNIDNGGNFYVTTGDPAGEWSDPVWLKEAKAWMDPSLFFDDDGKVYFTRHGGGEKGGIYQSQIDLQTGRLAEEPRPIWPGTGGVWPEGPHLYKVSGMYYLTVAEGGTSYDHAITMARSKSPWGPFEADPRNPVQTHRDKPDLPLQATGHGDLVQTDEGKWWMVMLGVRPQGRHHHLGRETLLAPVAWKDGWLEVNNGKPLALEMSGAGLPPAHPWSAAPVRTDFTEARLGLEWTYLRAPIPHLLSLTERPGMLRLKGSADTLDDVAAPAFVARRQQHLNMRAAALLDFTPRADGQTAGLVLRQNENNHYQLRIAGTPQRHVELVTRVKGKSRTVATSQVPAGPVELSIRAWPDRYEFAYRAQGSSLRTLGAAPTAALSSESAGGFTGVFVGMTASGKGDMPPSDFDWFDYEPLGD from the coding sequence AGCAGTTTTGAATACTTCCCCGGCGTGCCGATCTTCCACAGCCGCGATCTCGTGCACTGGCGCCAGATCGGCCATGCGCTGACGCGCACCAGCCAGCTGCAACTGGCCGGGCAGCGGGCGTCGCGCGGCATCTACGCCCCGACGTTGCGCTGCGAGGGCGGCAGGTTCTACCTGATCACGACCAATATCGACAACGGCGGCAATTTCTACGTGACGACGGGCGACCCGGCCGGCGAGTGGTCGGACCCCGTCTGGCTGAAGGAGGCGAAGGCGTGGATGGACCCGTCGCTGTTCTTCGACGATGACGGCAAGGTCTACTTTACCCGCCACGGCGGCGGCGAAAAGGGCGGCATCTACCAGTCGCAGATCGACTTGCAGACTGGCCGGCTGGCCGAAGAGCCGCGTCCCATCTGGCCCGGCACGGGTGGCGTGTGGCCCGAAGGGCCGCACCTGTACAAGGTGAGCGGCATGTATTACCTGACCGTCGCGGAGGGCGGCACGTCGTACGACCATGCCATCACGATGGCCCGCTCGAAGTCGCCCTGGGGACCGTTCGAGGCCGATCCACGCAATCCCGTGCAGACGCATCGCGACAAGCCGGACCTGCCGCTGCAGGCAACCGGCCACGGCGATCTGGTGCAAACGGACGAAGGCAAATGGTGGATGGTGATGCTGGGTGTCCGTCCGCAGGGCCGTCACCACCATCTGGGGCGTGAGACGCTGCTGGCGCCGGTGGCGTGGAAGGACGGCTGGCTGGAGGTAAATAACGGCAAGCCGCTGGCGCTGGAGATGAGTGGTGCGGGCCTGCCGCCGGCGCATCCATGGTCGGCGGCACCCGTGCGTACCGACTTTACCGAGGCCCGCCTGGGCCTGGAGTGGACGTACTTGCGCGCACCGATCCCGCATCTGCTCTCGCTGACGGAGCGGCCCGGCATGCTGCGCCTGAAAGGCTCGGCCGACACGCTGGACGACGTGGCGGCGCCCGCATTTGTGGCGCGGCGCCAGCAGCACCTGAACATGCGGGCGGCAGCGCTGCTCGATTTCACGCCGCGTGCGGACGGCCAGACGGCCGGGCTGGTACTGCGGCAGAATGAAAACAACCATTACCAGCTGCGCATCGCCGGTACGCCGCAGCGGCACGTGGAGCTGGTCACGCGCGTCAAAGGCAAGTCGCGCACCGTGGCAACTTCGCAGGTGCCAGCCGGGCCGGTCGAGCTGTCGATCCGCGCCTGGCCGGACCGTTACGAATTCGCGTACCGTGCGCAAGGATCGTCGCTGCGTACGCTGGGTGCGGCGCCCACGGCGGCGCTGTCGTCGGAAAGCGCAGGCGGTTTTACGGGCGTGTTTGTCGGCATGACGGCCAGCGGCAAGGGCGACATGCCGCCGTCCGATTTCGACTGGTTCGACTACGAACCGCTGGGAGACTGA